Proteins encoded within one genomic window of Microbacterium sp. zg-B185:
- a CDS encoding WXG100 family type VII secretion target, with translation MAVFSVDSDAVLATTAAVRGTIDRLQGETQAMLTQLTQLQTSWTGSASAAFATVIDQWRATQRQVEDSLTSINTALSAAGRQYADAEQATMSLFR, from the coding sequence ATGGCCGTCTTCTCCGTCGACAGCGACGCCGTTCTTGCCACCACCGCCGCCGTCCGCGGCACCATCGACCGTCTGCAGGGCGAGACGCAGGCGATGCTCACCCAGCTGACCCAGCTGCAGACGAGCTGGACAGGGAGCGCGTCGGCCGCCTTCGCCACGGTCATCGACCAGTGGCGGGCCACCCAGCGCCAGGTCGAGGACAGCCTGACGAGCATCAACACTGCACTCAGCGCCGCCGGCCGGCAGTACGCGGACGCCGAGCAGGCCACGATGAGCCTGTTCCGGTGA